In the Helianthus annuus cultivar XRQ/B chromosome 11, HanXRQr2.0-SUNRISE, whole genome shotgun sequence genome, one interval contains:
- the LOC110888944 gene encoding uncharacterized mitochondrial protein AtMg00810-like codes for MEEQKKKRQLTHGAQSAATALAATASTPPSSNTQPTFYSSDRGRGSRSRVGRGRGRGRNYSGRGEFAMKDLGPLSYFLGIQVTRTGDHMFLSQQAYVNDVIHRAVMDSCKSVATPVDTQSKLSASSGPLYEDPTTYRSLAGALQYLTFTRPDISYAVQQICMHMHAPTLDHWNALKRIIRYVQGTTPFGLHLGPVPTSRLVAYTDADWAGCPDTRRSTSGYCVYLGDNLISWSSKRQPTISRSSAEAEYRGVANVVADICWLRNLLLELHHPLSTATLVYCDNVSAVYLSGNPVQHQRTKHIELDIHFVREQVQRGRIRVLHVPSCHQIADIFTKGLPRVLFDDFRTSLNIEPPDVSTAGV; via the exons ATGGAAGAACAGAAGAAAAAGCGTCAACTTACTCACGGTGCTCAGTCCGCCGCCACGGCTCTCGCTGCCACCGCCTCTACCCCGCCGTCATCCAACACCCAGCCTACCTTCTATTCTTCGGACCGCGGCCGTGGGAGTCGCTCACGAGTAGGTCGCGGACGTGGCCGTGGCCGCAACTACTCCGGCCgag GTGAATTTGCAATGAAAGACTTGGGGCCGCTTTCGTATTTCTTGGGCATACAGGTGACAAGGACCGGTGATCATATGTTTTTATCTCAGCAGGCGTATGTTAATGACGTCATTCATCGGGCAGTTATGGACTCCTGCAAGTCAGTTGCCACACCGGTTGACACACAGTCAAAATTATCCGCTTCCTCCGGGCCTTTATATGAAGATCCGACCACCTATCGTAGCCTTGCCGGTGCTCTTCAATATCTCACTTTTACCCGCCCGGACATCTCTTATGCAGTTCAACAGATATGCATGCATATGCATGCTCCTACGCTTGATCACTGGAATGCTTTAAAGCGCATTATACGATATGTTCAAGGTACGACTCCCTTTGGTCTTCATTTAGGGCCCGTACCTACTTCCCGGTTGGTGGCTTATACTGATGCGGATTGGGCTGGATGCCCCGACACTCGTAGGTCTACGTCGGGTTATTGCGTATACTTGGGTGACAATCTCATTTCCTGGTCTTCTAAGCGTCAACCAACTATTTCGCGCTCCAGTGCAGAAGCAGAATATCGAGGGGTTGCCAATGTGGTTGCGGATATTTGTTGGTTGCGTAATCTCCTTCTTGAGCTGCATCATCCTCTTTCTACGGCCACCTTGGTCTACTGTGATAATGTCAGTGCTGTTTATCTTTCCGGCAACCCCGTTCAGCATCAACGGACTAAACATATTGAGCTCGACATTCACTTTGTTCGTGAACAGGTGCAACGTGGCCGTATTCGCGTTTTGCATGTACCGTCTTGTCATCAGATTGCTGACATCTTCACGAAGGGTCTTCCGCGAGTATTGTTTGATGATTTTCGTACCAGTCTCAACATCGAACCTCCCGACGTTTCaactgcgggggtgtaa
- the LOC110888943 gene encoding uncharacterized protein LOC110888943, giving the protein MEPKLHPALTVSNIKTHVPIILEKDSTHYTTWKTLFKVHCQIYEVLDHLAAKPDVASSSTTTDSADSAKDKGAAAIAETLWKQLDAVVLQWIYATISTPLLHTILQPGQTAHEAWLAVESEFNDNKNTRTIFLGQEFANLCLENFSSMAEYCQYAKHIWLTNIKVLALRLMTGC; this is encoded by the coding sequence ATGGAACCCAAACTACATCCCGCTCTCACCGTCTCCAACATTAAAACTCACGTTCCAATTATCCTGGAAAAAGATTCAACCCATTACACAACTTGGAAGACCCTCTTCAAAGTCCATTGTCAGATATATGAGGTTCTTGATCACCTTGCTGCTAAGCCGGATGTCGCCTCTTCTTCTACTACAACTGACTCTGCCGACTCGGCTAAAGACAAGGGAGCCGCTGCTATTGCTGAGACCCTTTGGAAGCAACTGGACGCCGTTGTGCTCCAGTGGATCTATGCCACCATCTCTACGCCGCTACTGCACACCATCCTTCAACCGGGTCAGACTGCTCATGAAGCCTGGCTTGCTGTTGAAAGCGAGTTCAATGACAATAAAAACACGCGGACTATATTTCTTGGTCAGGAATTCGCCAACTTATGTCTTGAGAATTTTTCCTCCATGGCGGAATACTGTCAATACGCCAAACACATCTGGCTGACCAACATCAAAGTTCTGGCTCTCCGGTTGATGACCGGATGTTAG